From one Odontesthes bonariensis isolate fOdoBon6 chromosome 14, fOdoBon6.hap1, whole genome shotgun sequence genomic stretch:
- the arhgap21b gene encoding rho GTPase-activating protein 21 isoform X2, whose protein sequence is MMASRWVPSCEDDERQRARSSFCENDSPEWRNLADSPAAQYPTEEEPFSWPRPKSVCLRRTSQGFGFTLRHFIVYPPESSLHYFPVNFRMEEDHGRRGRQRNRLEPMDTIFVKQVKEGGPAHAAGLCTGDRIVKVNGASIIGKAYCDVISLIQDSGDVLELCVMPKDEDILQLAYSQDAYIRGHSSYSGNACHIPDPPPVCYPRVDCKPPGMAQTTDSVGQVCRGSSAAPDHGYRKEITVPPSHPAPPPQSHPKSQMAVCMRNDSVRTVVVPPNAVHMGRVGPAHRTDYMDPVFVRGRPGSLAQYPHPRKADVYPGGPGMVPFGGPGPHFPGNHQNIDWRTYQTYREYIDNKGIHSHGSRTIQERLDNLRTASQTSFNTAHHIPRGGWGPKVIRRRSTSHERSYQGPPPHFQIAPRSVSQDRMSSAEKKCHARNWAPRSVSQDGFVHKARARSTDYVDPAELVRPNERRGGFERADQGTRPSRQSIPRHAMLYRPPAGYGGGMRGTPNSSLYSKGPDSLQTRSSPMLSDRPSHFGKSTSSEHSFSDQRVSVKGHQSGHTSQQGLSRIRAETMQPFEAGRGGALEGLRSSSSSTSKEMPQRPGILKTTQPNSQSQVNGQSPSETEVVLREKPPAGKNPSPLRHPSYILAVNDEGADPSADVVACWLPNDARREMHMRRLGEQHHASSSSNLDESLDSIPFIDEPVSPSVDREAAPIPPSAVISVAPSIATAPSSQGSPCPTIRRQLSHDQESLRSALLDSDSASKTERSKSYDEGLDNYQEEGRGRSPSKHMSGLRGLRKALDGHKLSGDSGSRRDSSSDIFADSSKEGLLNFRQLSTDKNKRVGGGMRSWKQMYAVLQGHTLTFYKDRKDALSHASAQSDEDPLRISVKACLIDISYSDTRRKNVLRLTTSDCEYLFQAEGRDDMLSWIRVIQENSNPDEENAAVTSQDLISRKIKEYNMMSTPSSRSEPSPKASRQSLSIKQAFLGGKTDGKIHSPHSPKTGEERRALKDDSSPPRDRGAWKIGIAGIMRKPFEKKTPAGITFGVRLDDCPPAQSNRLVPLIVEVCCGVVEERGLEYTGIYRVPGNNAAISSMQEELNSKGMTDIDVQEDKWRDLNVISSLLKSFFRKLPEPLFTNENYADFIEASRTEDSVERLKELKRLIYELPDHHFETLKFLCAHLKKVSDNCEKNKMEPRNLAIVFGPTLVRTSEDNMTNMVNHMPDQCKIVENLIQQFEWFFNDDCHEDPVTTTEQESTVKTQPVPNIDHLLSNIGRTAASPGEVSDSAGSDSSKSKGLWGSGKDQCSKEMLRSSFFANRKRKKPKDKVQPSSSDDDLDPVFTKKELPGEGQQQPLWSPDSRTEEEGQVAEASEKEEHTNSSEEQLDKTNRKESWPPPSLPPEHISSNLQTGSPYASPPHSPNLSYRMPMAHQSSLSDPPSNYDDTVSDLGTMNSTSSQASVPRVRRGRMAALGTEACPSGLGAEVCSITSDYSTTSSMTFLTGAELSTLSPEVQSVSESRGGEDADDERSELISEGRPMETDSESDLSVFTVGKSDQQDLQEAPRPLPSYRLIECDTLSRKKASQQKTDSESSLDTARGDKDSNRLSRVLGSVKGRSTGSLSSSSRSELDKTEPAWKLKITDRLKVRLRMSVDDMFGVGSQRSRSPEGRSKKKNIRRRHTMGGQRDFAELSVLGDWSQQVGIGSRSELSAVDRLKPKCSSQDFSIGDWIARERHRTSNPEVSLDLAEQQGALCNANSPNPGASSSSSSSSDFQRRPAEALNGDTHQSKNLSLSATAHPHKLTSSQVVHSRFYQYL, encoded by the exons GCAGGCAGCGGAATAGGCTAGAACCCATGGACACTATTTTTGTGAAGCAAGTCAAGGAAGGTGGCCCCGCTCATGCAGCTGGGCTTTGCACAG GGGATCGAATAGTCAAGGTGAATGGAGCCAGCATCATCGGGAAAGCCTACTGTGATGTTATATCTCTAATCCAAGACAG tgGAGACGTTCTTGAACTTTGTGTGATGCCAAAGGATGAGGATATACTGCAGCTG GCCTACTCCCAGGATGCCTACATCCGAGGCCACAGTAGCTACAGTGGAAATGCCTGTCACATCCCTGATCCACCACCAGTATGTTACCCCAGAGTAGACTGTAAGCCTCCTGGCATGGCCCAGACAACAGACTCTGTGGGGCAGGTCTGCCGAGGTTCTTCAGCAGCTCCTGACCATGGGTATCGCAAAGAGATCACTGTGCCCCCATCtcatcctgctcctcctcctcaatCGCATCCTAAAAGCCAAATGGCAGTGTGCATGCGCAACGACAGTGTTAGGACTGTGGTGGTTCCTCCTAATGCAGTCCATATGGGGCGTGTGGGTCCAGCACACAGAACAGATTACATGGACCCGGTCTTTGTTAGGGGAAGACCTGGGTCACTGGCCCAATATCCTCACCCTCGAAAGGCTGATGTTTATCCTGGCGGTCCAGGAATGGTTCCATTTGGAGGTCCAGGGCCTCACTTTCCAGGCAATCATCAAAATATTGATTGGCGCACTTACCAAACATACAGGGAGTACATTGACAACAAAGGAATTCATTCCCATGGTAGTCGGACTATCCAGGAGAGGCTGGACAATTTGCGAACTGCCAGTCAGACCTCCTTTAACACCGCTCATCACATTCCCCGAGGAGGCTGGGGGCCTAAGGTGATACGACGTAGGAGTACTTCCCATGAAAGGTCATACCAAGGACCTCCACCCCACTTTCAGATCGCCCCACGCAGTGTCTCGCAGGACCGCATGAGCAGTGCAGAGAAAAAGTGCCATGCAAGGAACTGGGCCCCCCGAAGTGTCTCCCAAGATGGCTTTGTCCATAAAGCTCGGGCACGCTCAACAGACTATGTTGATCCTGCAGAGCTGGTTCGGCCCaatgagaggagaggagggttTGAAAGGGCAGACCAAGGTACAAGGCCCAGCAGACAATCTATTCCCAGACATGCTATGCTCTACAGGCCCCCTGCTGGATATGGCGGTGGCATGAGAGGGACACCCAACTCTTCCCTGTACTCTAAAGGACCAGATTCTCTTCAGACTCGTTCCTCACCCATGCTCTCCGATAGGCCTTCACATTTTGGAAAGAGCACAAGTTCTGAACATTCTTTCTCTGACCAAAGAGTTTCAGTAAAAGGACACCAATCAGGCCACACTAGCCAACAAGGCCTGAGCAGAATACGGGCAGAAACCATGCAACCCTTTGAAGCAGGCCGAGGTGGAGCATTGGAAGGACTCAGGTCTTCATCTAGCTCTACATCGAAAGAGATGCCCCAGAGGCCTGGCATCCTCAAAACAACCCAACCAAACTCTCAGAGCCAGGTCAATGGGCAGAGCCCCTCAGAgactgaggtggttctgagggAGAAGCCACCCGCTGGAAAGAACCCCAGCCCCCTACGGCACCCTTCCTACATCCTGGCTGTTAATGATGAAGGAGCAGACCCGTCGGCTGATGTCGTGGCGTGCTGGCTTCCAAATGATGCACGTCGAGAGATGCACATGCGGCGCCTTGGGGAACAACATCATGCCTCTAGCTCCAGCAACCTAGATGAGTCTCTGGACTCCATTCCATTCATCG ATGAGCCCGTCAGCCCTAGTGTTGACCGGGAGGCTGCACCTATTCCTCCCTCTGCTGTGATATCGGTCGCACCATCCATTGCCACAGCGCCCTCCAGTCAAGGCTCACCGTGTCCTACCATTCGTCGTCAGCTGTCACATGACCAAG AGTCCCTGCGGAGTGCTTTGTTGGACTCGGACTCAGCCAGTAAAACGGAGCGGTCCAAGTCTTATGATGAGGGTCTGGATAACTATCAGGAAGAGGGAAGAGG AAGATCTCCAAGTAAGCACATGTCGGGTCTCAGGGGTCTGAGAAAG GCTCTGGATGGCCATAAATTATCAGGGGATTCTGGATCTCGCAGGGACTCCTCTTCAGATATCTTCGCTGACTCTTCCAAAGAAGGGTTGCTTAACTTCAGGCAACTCAGTACAGATAAAAATAAG CGTGTCGGCGGAGGGATGAGATCGTGGAAGCAAATGTATGCTGTTCTACAAGGTCACACCCTGACCTTCTACAAAGACAGGAAGGATGCATTGTCTCATGCTTCGGCACAATCTGATGAGGACCCACTTCGAATAAGCGTCAAGGCCTGTCTGATTGACATTTCCTATAGCGATACGAGACGCAAGAATGTACTGCGATTAACCACCTCAGACTGCGAGTATTTGTTCCAGGCAGAAGGGAGGGACGACATGCTGTCGTGGATCAGAGTCATTCAGGAAAACAGTAATCCAGATGAAGAG AATGCGGCTGTAACAAGCCAGGACTTGATCAGCAGAAAGATCAAAGAATACAACATGATGAG CACACCAAGCAGCAGATCTGAACCTTCCCCAAAAGCGTCTCGGCAGTCCCTCAGCATCAAACAAGCCTTCCTGGGAGGTAAAACAGATGGAAAGATCCACAGCCCCCATTCGCCCAAAACAGGAGAGGAGCGAAGGGCTCTGAAAG ATGATTCCAGCCCTCCTCGGGACAGGGGAGCTTGGAAAATTGGCATTGCTGGGATCATGAGGAAACCCTTTGAAAAAAAGACTCCAGCGGGCATCACTTTTGGTGTTCGGCTCGATGATTGTCCACCTGCACAAAGTAACAGG TTGGTTCCTCTCATCGTGGAGGTCTGCTGTGGGGTGGTGGAGGAGCGAGGACTGGAGTACACTGGTATTTACAGGGTTCCTGGGAATAACGCTGCCATCTCCAGCATGCAAGAGGAACTCAACAGCAAAGGCATGACTGACATCGACGTCCAGGAAGAC AAATGGCGGGACCTTAACGTCATCAGTAGTTTATTAAAGTCGTTTTTCCGAAAACTTCCAGAACCTCTGTTTACAAACG AAAATTATGCTGATTTTATTGAAGCCAGCCGAACAGAAGACTCTGTGGAGAGATTAAAGGAGCTTAAAAGGCTG ATCTATGAACTACCCGATCATCACTTTGAAACTCTGAAATTTCTTTGCGCTCACCTGAAGAAGGTTTCTGACAACTGTGAAAAGAACAAG ATGGAGCCTCGTAACCTGGCGATCGTGTTTGGTCCGACGCTGGTCCGAACCTCTGAAGACAACATGACCAACATGGTCAATCACATGCCGGACCAGTGCAAGATAGTTGAGAACCTCATCCAGCAATTCGAATGGTTCTTCAACGATGACTGTCACGAGGATCCCGTC ACTACAACTGAGCAGGAGAGCACGGTGAAGACTCAGCCTGTGCCCAACATCGACCACCTGCTCTCTAACATCGGGCGGACTGCAGCCTCGCCAGGCGAAGTCTCAG ACTCGGCAGGTAGTGACTCCTCCAAATCAAAG GGCTTGTGGGGGTCAGGGAAGGATCAGTGTAGCAAAGAAATGCTGCGCTCCTCCTTCTTCGCCAACCGCAAACGTAAGAAGCCCAAGGATAAGGTTCAACCCAGCAGCTCAGATGACGACTTGGATCCTGTGTTCACCAAGAAGGAGCTCCCAGGGGAGGGCCAGCAACAGCCTCTGTGGTCCCCAGACAGCCGGACCGAGGAGGAGGGGCAGGTGGCTGAAGCCAGCGAGAAAGAGGAGCACACGAACAGCTCAGAGGAACAGCTGGATAAAACCAACAGGAAAGAGTCTTGGCCTCCTCCCTCCCTGCCTCCAGAGCACATTTCCTCCAACCTTCAAACCGGTTCCCCCTACGCCTCGCCGCCCCATTCCCCAAACCTCAGCTACCGCATGCCTATGGCTCACCAGTCCTCTCTGTCCGACCCGCCCTCCAACTACGATGATACAGTTTCTGACCTCGGTACAATGAACAGCACCAGCTCACAAGCATCGGTGCCCAGAGTGAGGCGCGGCAGGATGGCCGCTCTGGGCACAGAGGCATGCCCCAGCGGGCTGGGAGCAGAGGTTTGCTCCATTACCTCAGACTACTCCACCACGTCCTCGATGACGTTTCTGACTGGAGCTGAGCTCAGCACCCTCAGTCCCGAAGTGCAGTCCGTGTCTGAGAGCCGGGGTGGAGAGGACGCAGACGACGAGAGAAGTGAGCTCATCAGCGAAGGAAGGCCGATGGAGACGGACAGTGAGAGtgacctgtctgtgtttaccgtCGGCAAATCTGATCAGCAAGATCTGCAGGAAGCTCCTCGGCCGCTTCCTTCGTACAGACTCATTGAGTGCGATACGCTCTCCAGAAAGAAAGCTTCCCAACAGAAAACCGACAGTGAATCCTCTCTGGACACTGCTCGCGGCGATAAAGATTCCAACAGACTGTCTCGTGTTTTAGGTTCCGTGAAAGGCCGTTCCACTGGAAGCCTCAGCTCCTCGTCCCGAAGCGAGCTCGATAAAACCGAGCCGGCCTGGAAGCTGAAGATCACAGACCGCCTGAAGGTACGTCTTCGGATGTCTGTGGATGATATGTTTGGCGTGGGGAGTCAGAGGAGTCGGTCCCCAGAGGGCCGCAGCAAGAAGAAGAACATCAGGCGCAGGCACACAATGGGCGGACAGAGGGACTTTGCAGAGCTTTCTGTTTTGGGAGACTGGTCGCAGCAGGTTGGCATAGGTTCGCGATCAGAGCTGTCAGCTGTGGACCGGCTGAAGCCGAAGTGTAGCTCTCAGGACTTCTCGATTGGGGACTGGATTGCCCGCGAACGCCACCGCACCAGCAATCCCGAGGTCAGCCTCGACCTCGCTGAACAACAGGGGGCGCTGTGCAACGCAAACTCCCCGAACCCCGGAGCCTCGTCTTCGTCCTCATCCTCGTCTGATTTCCAGCGTCGTCCAGCCGAGGCGTTGAACGGGGACACCCACCAGAGTAAAAATCTGAGCCTTTCTGCCACTGCTCACCCTCATAAACTCACTAGTTCCCAGGTGGTCCATTCACGCTTCTATCAGTACTTGTGA